The genomic segment CGGTGTTTTCCGTTCTTCTCCTAAAAAGAGCACGGTATGCTCATTCAATCTGCTAATTTTATATTTATAAGTATTTCTAAAAAAATACAAACTTCCGAAGGTTAACTCCGACATGCCGTCTTTCAGCAGCTGTAAATGGGGCTCAATTGCTTGTACAGCTTCTATGGATAGCGGAGAAAATTCAGGATACCGCGCAATGACGTCCATAGCCGCTATGTTACTCTTTTATGAAAAAAATCGCAAGTTCTTTAGAAAAGATAAAATATGCGGACGAGGCGTTTGAAAATATTTGTGAAAAAACGCCTCTCTATCTAGGCCGTCAGATCCAATAGATAAGCCGATTCCGGCAAGGAAGAAGCATACCCGATGCTTTTTGAAAGCGTTATTTCCGTATGGATTTTAGTATTGACGTATTCAATCATCGCATCCAGCGTCTTTTCATCAGGCTGCGCCGTTAATAGCTTATTTTCCCGTTCATTTTCGCGCATTTTAACCAGCTGATCGATGAGCGTATTTAAAATCTTCAGCTTCCCGATACTGACGCCGTTTTGATCCTTAGTACGCGGAACTCCGGAAACATATTGAAAATGAGAATAAACAACTTGTTTGGTATCGACCGGAAGATATGCACGCCCTCCGGCCGAAATGCTCGTCATTGCCGCATAAGACAACGTTGACAGCGGTACATAATTTGATACCATACCGATCCCTCCACTATTCTAATAATCGGTATTTTTTTTATGTACTTTAGAGGAATCTTATAAAGAAGATTATCTTTTATCCGTAATGACACAAAACAATATCGGATTCTTTAAAAATTTTAAAGTCAATGGTATAATCAATATACTTATACTGAATAAAATAGTATGGAGGTTCTCTGCTATGAAATTTATTATGGATGAAAGTATTGCCGCGCTTGGGATTAAAAGCATTGTGATCGGGATTGCAAAAAATGTAGATCCACAAGCTCCCTTATCAGAGGCTTTTTTAAAGAAGCAAAAAGAGATGGAAGAATGGGCATTGAAATGCGATGTTGATGAAGTATTCAATCATCCGGTTATTCAGGGATACACTGATATGCTGCAAAGTGTGGGGCGCAGTATCAAGAAATATATGCCGACCGTTCCGGCTCTTATCCGAAACATTCAGCACCGCGGCTCTATTCCGCACATCAATAGTGTTATCGATATTTATAACGTCGAGTCGTTACGTTCGCTTTTGGCAATAGGCGGACATGACCTTGCTAAAGTAGACGGGCAGATAGAGTTTACCGTCAATAAAGAAGAAGGTGTTTTCCTTCCCATCCTATCCACGGAAAAGCATGTCGCTAAAACCGATTACGTGTACCGTGACACAAAAGGTATTATGGCATGGCTGGATGTCCGGGATGGGGAACATTATAAATTTGATGACGGGACAAAAAATGCAATCTTTATCATTCAGGGAAATGCCAATACTTCCGTCGATATGCGTGTAGAAGCGCTCAAACGGATTCAAAGCGATTTAGCGGAATGTATGCCTCAGTTAGAATTTGAGATACAGGTTATCGAGGGGTAATTCATACTGAGAAATTGAGCTTCTTCGTTTCCTGTACGGTTAAGCTGAATTTCAGAAATCGAAGAAGAGTTCTACCGCTCCGCAAGTTCCGGTTTTTTGAATAAGGAGATTGCCCAAAACGACAAGAAGAACCGGAATGCTTCCCGATGAATTAAGCCGATATCAAGGGCAACGGCGACCAGAAGAGCCGACCGTATGCCTAATTTGTTTTTACCGAATCCAATTAGCCAGTGTACAAAGGCTTCGTCGTATTGGTAGTCTTGGATAAAATCGATGACGGTCTTTTTCAGCACGGGATCGCTCGTTTTTTTCGTTTCAAAAATTTCATCGAGTATATCGATGAAAAGAATGGACGGCGATTGTTTTTCGTTCCGGTATTTTTCAAACATATAATAAAAGTCGTTTTGGATGCCCATTAACGATGCCAGTGCAAGCAGCGCTTCGTTTTCGATATAGGGCGGAACGGTGTCCCTGCGGAGAATATCCAGAATAAACATAGGGGAATTATCTGCATTAAAAAGCTCCAGCGCACGTATCCCCTTTAGTATCAGCGCGGGGTTTTCCGCTTGGGATAGTATGGTGCCGATTTTAGGCTGGCTGTAACTGTCGTTCAGCCGGGCAAGGGCGACCATCGCTTCTCCGGCAAGATAGTAGTCGCCGCTGTCGAGCGCTGCCCGTAAGGGGGTAACCGCCTGCTGCACATTGAATTTGGCGAGTATCCGCGCGGCGAGCGGCGCTGTGGTAAACGCCCCTTGTTCAAGCTCTTTTAACACCACAGTACGCACTTTTGCATTGATGGTATTCATCGAATAAAGCGCCCGTAATGCGTTCATCCGAATCGTAAACCGCGGAGATTCAAGGTAATGCAGCAGCTGATCGCAGGATACCGATGAAGCAATTTCGCCGAGTTCGTTGAGGATTTTCTCTTCGGTTTCGATGGTCTCGCTTCGGTCTAATTTATGCAGAAGGTTGAGTGCCTTCATATCGCGGGGAGAAAAGAGCACGGCAAGCGTTTCAAACACGCGGTAACTGCCGAGGTTCAAGAGTTTGCGCTGGAATACGATACCGATTGCAATAATGGCGATAACTATCAAGAAAAATATTTGATACGATTGCAGGTAGGAAAAACCTTGCACCCGCAAAAGGTCGAGTATCGTTCCGCCGAGGATGGAACCAGCGCCGCCGGTAATCGCAAGGATAAAGTAATAGAGCATACTTAAATCCATCAGCGCCTCTTCCGGCACCATCGCGAAGAAATATGCTTGCGACGAATTATCCTGCCCGACAAAACCGACATTGCTGATCATCGTAAATAAGATGAGAAAAACGGTACTGAGTATACCGGCGCTTGCAAGTCCCGGCGCAAAGAAAGCCGGTATTAACGAAAGGGCGCTGATTGCGCTGAAAATGATAAAGATCGGTTTAGCGCCGATGCGGTCGATAATTAGATGCATTAAAAGCCCGACGCTGAGAGCGCCTACAAGTGAGTACACGGATAAGATGGTCGCCGCGCTATCTCGTCTACTGTAAACCTCTTTTGCATACACGATGATAAACGGGCGGATCATCGCAATACCGAGACTGATAATAAAGAACGCCAACACGAACCGTCTAAAGTTTGCATCTTTAAAGGCATCACGAATGTGCCTCAAAAAAGTGGAGCCTTGGCGCGGGGTAGTATTGTCTTTCCGCTTCTGACGGTTCGGCTTTGCGGACTGAGGTTCCGGTATTCTAAACAGCAGGATAGAGGCGATAAAGCCGAGCAGTATGCCGATCATGCTGGCAAGGTTATAGCTTTGTACCGAAGGATCCCTCCGTAAAAGCCATGCCAGCAAAATAGTGGCGAGTAATGCCGCAAGGTTGTTGATTAAGGAAAGACGCACGATATACGAGCTGCGGTCTTTCCCGGGTGCAAGTATTCTGATAACAGGATTATTGGCAATCATCCCAACACCGCGGAAAAAATTGAACAGTCCTACCGCAAGCAATAGACAATAGAGCGCATACTGATCGTGTCCCGCAGATACAAGAAAAGGGATGGCAAGCAGCGGCAAGAGCGAGGCGGTACGCAAAAGCCATGTACTGCCGAATGTCTGCATAATGCTGAAACGCATCACCATCAATTTACCAAGCGGAATGGCAAAAAAAGAAAGGTACATAAATGCGGTCAGTAGACCGACTACAGTTGTATTCGCTTTTAAAAACAGCGCATAAAGGGTAACCGTATTGCCGGTAACAAGCGCAAAAGAAAAAGAATTGAAGATATTGTAAATGTCGTAGATTCGCCGCCCTCGCTTAATTTTATAGGCCGACAGTTGCTCATTCATCGGCCATATTGTATAGTGAACGTATGAAAAACTCAACGGTACCCCTCCGCTCGGAGGTCGCAAAAAGCGACCAATGGGATTTAAGCAAACTTTTTACAAATGATGCGGACTGGAATGCCTCACTGAAAGACATTACCGCCGCAAAAGACCGCGTATTAACCTACAAAACTGCCTTTGCCGCACCTGAAAAACTGACTGCCGAAACAGTACTCGGCTGTTTACAGGCGGTGGAAACGGCGTCCCGTATTTCGGAAAAGACAAGCCATTATGCCTTTTTGATGAAGTCGGTGGATGAAAGCGATCCTAAAAACATCGAACGGGTTTCCCTCGCGATGATGGCCGACACGGAACTTTCTTCCGAAACAAGCTGGTTTATTCCCGCTTTGCTGGATATTCCCGAACAGACTATCCGCGGCTGGCTCGATCCTGCCGGGAAAACAGGCGCCGCCTTTGCCCCCTACAAAGTCTTTATCGAAAAACTGATTAGATTGAAGGCTCATACATTGAGCGAGAAAGAAGAAAAGCTTCTGTCGCTTTTAGCCGAATCGCAGGATGTCGAACGCCGCAGCTTCTCGACGCTTACGAATGTAGACTTCCGTTTCGGTTCGATTGAAACTCCCGACGGCGCGAAAGAACTTACTCAATCTTCATATTCACAGTTCTTAATCAATCCCGACCGGAATATCCGCAAGCAAGCGTATATGCAATTTTACGGCACGTTCGACACGTATAAAAATACGATAGCGTCCTTATACACCGGTCAAGTGCAGCAAAATATCGCGCTTGCCCGTATCCGCGGATACGGCTCCGCCCGTGAACAGGCGCTCTATCCCGATAAGGTTCCGACGGAAGTATACGACAATCTTATCAGCACAATCCGGAAAAACTTGGAGCCGCTGCATCATTTTTATGCGCTTATGCAAAAATCGCTCAAACTTGATGAGCTGCGGCACTATGATGTGTATGTTCCGTTGGTGGGCGAAGTGCGGCGCCACACTCCGTATAACGAAGCCGTCGATATGATTACCGAAGCGTTACAGCCGCTCGGCGATGAATATGTTACCACGCTGCGGAACGGACTGCTCGGCGGCTGGGTTGACCGGTACGAAAATAAGGGCAAGCGTTCGGGCGCTTTTTCATGGGGCGGCTTTGAAGGCGATCCGTATATCATGGTCAACTATAAGGAAGACGTTATCCGGGATGTATTCACCCTTGTGCACGAAGGCGGGCATTCCATGCACTCGTGGTATTCAGTGCGGAACAATCCGTTTTTAAGCTACAATTACACGATTTTCGAAGCGGAGGTTGCCTCAACCTTTAACGAGGAGCTGCTGTTCCGCTCTATGCTGAAAAGCACGAGCGATCCCAAAATGCGGGCATACCTGCTGAGTATTCGTGTAAGCGATATTCTTGCAACGCTGTATCGCCAGACGATGTTTGCCGAATACGAACATATCACGCATAAACTTGTTGAAGAGGGAACGCCGCTTACCATCGAGAACCTTCGCAGCGAGTACCGCAAACTGCTGACCGCTTACTTCGGTCCCGCGATGCACTTTGAGGAATGCAGCGATCTTGAAGGTTTGCGTATCCCGCATTTTTACAATTCATTCTATGTGTACAAATACGCGACCGGTATTTCGGCATCGCTTGCCCTTGCCGAACGGGTATGCTCGGGAGGAAAAACGGAGCGGGAGGATTACTTTAAGTTTTTAACCTCCGGCGGTTCCCGCTATCCCATCGAGTCGCTGCGGATTGCCGGCGTCGATATGGCTTCTCCCGAACCGGTTGAGGCAGCCTGTAAGCACTTTGCGCACTTAGTAAGCGAGCTTGAAAAAGCCTTAGCCGCTCTATAACCCGATTGCTCTGCCGCCGTGACTCTTGAACAAGCTCAAGCGATTATCGCTTCGCCTCTTTTCAACGCTTTTTTAGAACCGGCGGCAGATCGGCGCGCCTTTATAACGGAACGGTTGGCGGCGCAAGGAATTCCCTACCGTACCGTTACCCTTCAAGATAAAACTCACATTGTTATTACCTACCGGCAATCTGCGTACAATCCCCGCTTTAAGATGAAAACGCTGATAGCGCACTATGACCGCGCCGCCGGTACACAGGGCGCAAATGATAATTCCGCCGCCTGCGTACAGCTATTGCTGTTTGCTCAAATGCTGCTGCATAAACGGGATGCGCATAACATCCGCATCATCTTTACCGACGGCGAGGAAGCCGGAGCGGATGGCATTAAAAACCAAGGGGCATACCGCTTGGGGCAAGGCCTACGTGCGCTTTCAATGCAGCAGGATGAACATCTTTGTGTTTGATATGTGCGGCAGCGGGGATACGCTCATCCTTTCAGAGTCCGGAATATACGGCAGGGATACACGAAAAACGGCGGCGCTTTCCGCTCTGCATCGGCGCTGCCGCATCTATGCCGACGCCGCGTGCAGGGGACGCTGGCTTTCGCTGCCGACTGCCTACAGCGACAACGCGGGGCTTATTTCCGCCGGATTAACCGCGCAGGTTATCACCGTATTGCCGAGGGCGGAAGCGGAGCTGTTAATGCGGTATATGCCGCCTTCTGTATTCCAGCCAAAAGTGAAGGAAAATGGTATGCATTCCGACAGGAGCAGCATCAAGACAGCGATATCCGACGGTAGTGACGTTGGATCGCAAAACAAGGGGAAAAGCTCTGCCAACGAAAGCGCCGCTCAAGTGCTCCAACGGTGTATTATCACCAATGCCCATGTTCCGCCTGATTCGCCGCTTGCCGCCGTCATTCCGCAGACATGGCAGCGGATGCACACCCCGCAGGACAGCCTCGAAACACTGACACCGCAAGCCTTTATCCTAGTCGATAAAATACTTCGGTATCTGGCGGAGGTGAAAGAAGCGGCCGGATAAAAGAACTATATACTTTTGAAACAAACGAAAAACTTGATAGATTTGTCAAATATTGACAAATCTATCAAGTTTTAATACTGTATTCCGAACATATAAACAGGAGTGATATTATGTTATTGGGTTATGGTGCGAGAAACTGCTGGTGTTTTAAAGATTGGATTGATATTGATCTAAGATTGGACGGTTATGTTCCCAAAGAAATTGCACAAGGGAAAAATTTTTCAACGATTTTAGGCTTTAAAGGGGCTAATGCCTCCGGCAAAACGAATGCGTTAAAAATATTTGCGTTTATTGCCGATTTTGCACAAAACAGTTTCTTGTATCCGACTGACAGCAAAATCCTTTTTGATTCGTTCTTTTTAAATGAAGAAAATTCGGACTTTTACGTTGAATTTATTATTCACGATATTGAATACCGGTATGAATGTACTTTATCTAAAGATAAAGTTATCAATGAAGTCTTGTTCGAAATAAAAAATTCCGGCGACTATGTACTATTTAAAAGAAATTTTAATAAAATTTTAGAAAATCATTTATATGATAATGCAACAAAAATAATCTATCGAGACAACGCCTCTTTTATTAGCACATTACATCAATATGGCGTTGAGAATATTAGTATAATATATGGCTTTTTTAGTAGAAAAACTATCAATGTAACATATAGAGGCTTACGCCATGAAATCGATAGGAATATACCTGCTATTTCGAATTCTTATTTTCATAACAAAGATGCATTAATCTTTACTAAAAATTTAATAAAAAAATTTGATACGGGAATATCCGATATTGAGATCTCTTTTAGGGAAGATGAAGCAGCAGAAAAAAGTTATTTCCCGATTTTTTCCCATGATGATGCCGGTTCTATAAAAAAATTAACGATCGATCAGGAATCATCGGGTACGAAAGCGCTCTATATAGATTTATTTTTTTATTACACTAATTTAAAATCGGGAGGAGTTTTAATTCTTGATGAATTCGATATCAACCTTCATCCTGATATTTTACCGCATTTAATTAAACTTTTTACAGATAATGTAACCAATCCGCTTTCGGCGCAAATGTTGTTCACAAGTCATAATGCGGAAATATTAGATATTCTGGGAAAGTATCGAGCATACATAGTAGAGAAAGAAGCCGGAGAAAGTTTTGCTTATCGGCTCGATGAGCCTAAGACAAATATTTTAAGAAACGATCGGCCTATTTCCGTTCCTTATCGACGGCATTTTTTAGGAGGTTATCCTAAAATTGAAGCATAATAATCCTAAAAAGACGAAAAAACTGGAACACTTCCCTCGTGATAGTGTTGATATGGTATTTCCTGTGATTAAGGAATGGCTTTCTTTTAATTTTAAGTATTTTGATGGAAGTCAATCGGCCGGTCAAAATTTTACGGATTGGACAAAAGTGCAGCTGGAGAAATTATTTGAAAAGTTAAAGTGGTATTCTTCGGACTCAAAATTGCATTGGCAAAAAACATCTCTTGGTCATGGTGGGCTGCATTGTTTGGAGGTATACGGTGATTTTCCTTCAGGTTCGGCTTTTACCTATCCCAAACATATTCCTTCGGGAGTTCAATGGGCACGTTTTCGATTGGAAGGAGATATGAGACTTATTGGTTTCTTTATCGATAAGGATGATATTCCAAAAGAAGATGAGCCTTTTACGCATATTTTTTATATTGTATTTCTTGATGCTTATCATCAATTTTATAATAGTGACAACAATAAGTAATCTCTCGCACTGTGTTCTTTGCGAGTACGTTACGA from the Treponema medium genome contains:
- a CDS encoding B3/4 domain-containing protein; protein product: MKFIMDESIAALGIKSIVIGIAKNVDPQAPLSEAFLKKQKEMEEWALKCDVDEVFNHPVIQGYTDMLQSVGRSIKKYMPTVPALIRNIQHRGSIPHINSVIDIYNVESLRSLLAIGGHDLAKVDGQIEFTVNKEEGVFLPILSTEKHVAKTDYVYRDTKGIMAWLDVRDGEHYKFDDGTKNAIFIIQGNANTSVDMRVEALKRIQSDLAECMPQLEFEIQVIEG
- a CDS encoding MFS transporter, coding for MNEQLSAYKIKRGRRIYDIYNIFNSFSFALVTGNTVTLYALFLKANTTVVGLLTAFMYLSFFAIPLGKLMVMRFSIMQTFGSTWLLRTASLLPLLAIPFLVSAGHDQYALYCLLLAVGLFNFFRGVGMIANNPVIRILAPGKDRSSYIVRLSLINNLAALLATILLAWLLRRDPSVQSYNLASMIGILLGFIASILLFRIPEPQSAKPNRQKRKDNTTPRQGSTFLRHIRDAFKDANFRRFVLAFFIISLGIAMIRPFIIVYAKEVYSRRDSAATILSVYSLVGALSVGLLMHLIIDRIGAKPIFIIFSAISALSLIPAFFAPGLASAGILSTVFLILFTMISNVGFVGQDNSSQAYFFAMVPEEALMDLSMLYYFILAITGGAGSILGGTILDLLRVQGFSYLQSYQIFFLIVIAIIAIGIVFQRKLLNLGSYRVFETLAVLFSPRDMKALNLLHKLDRSETIETEEKILNELGEIASSVSCDQLLHYLESPRFTIRMNALRALYSMNTINAKVRTVVLKELEQGAFTTAPLAARILAKFNVQQAVTPLRAALDSGDYYLAGEAMVALARLNDSYSQPKIGTILSQAENPALILKGIRALELFNADNSPMFILDILRRDTVPPYIENEALLALASLMGIQNDFYYMFEKYRNEKQSPSILFIDILDEIFETKKTSDPVLKKTVIDFIQDYQYDEAFVHWLIGFGKNKLGIRSALLVAVALDIGLIHREAFRFFLSFWAISLFKKPELAER
- the pepF gene encoding oligoendopeptidase F, producing the protein MKNSTVPLRSEVAKSDQWDLSKLFTNDADWNASLKDITAAKDRVLTYKTAFAAPEKLTAETVLGCLQAVETASRISEKTSHYAFLMKSVDESDPKNIERVSLAMMADTELSSETSWFIPALLDIPEQTIRGWLDPAGKTGAAFAPYKVFIEKLIRLKAHTLSEKEEKLLSLLAESQDVERRSFSTLTNVDFRFGSIETPDGAKELTQSSYSQFLINPDRNIRKQAYMQFYGTFDTYKNTIASLYTGQVQQNIALARIRGYGSAREQALYPDKVPTEVYDNLISTIRKNLEPLHHFYALMQKSLKLDELRHYDVYVPLVGEVRRHTPYNEAVDMITEALQPLGDEYVTTLRNGLLGGWVDRYENKGKRSGAFSWGGFEGDPYIMVNYKEDVIRDVFTLVHEGGHSMHSWYSVRNNPFLSYNYTIFEAEVASTFNEELLFRSMLKSTSDPKMRAYLLSIRVSDILATLYRQTMFAEYEHITHKLVEEGTPLTIENLRSEYRKLLTAYFGPAMHFEECSDLEGLRIPHFYNSFYVYKYATGISASLALAERVCSGGKTEREDYFKFLTSGGSRYPIESLRIAGVDMASPEPVEAACKHFAHLVSELEKALAAL
- a CDS encoding AAA family ATPase is translated as MLLGYGARNCWCFKDWIDIDLRLDGYVPKEIAQGKNFSTILGFKGANASGKTNALKIFAFIADFAQNSFLYPTDSKILFDSFFLNEENSDFYVEFIIHDIEYRYECTLSKDKVINEVLFEIKNSGDYVLFKRNFNKILENHLYDNATKIIYRDNASFISTLHQYGVENISIIYGFFSRKTINVTYRGLRHEIDRNIPAISNSYFHNKDALIFTKNLIKKFDTGISDIEISFREDEAAEKSYFPIFSHDDAGSIKKLTIDQESSGTKALYIDLFFYYTNLKSGGVLILDEFDINLHPDILPHLIKLFTDNVTNPLSAQMLFTSHNAEILDILGKYRAYIVEKEAGESFAYRLDEPKTNILRNDRPISVPYRRHFLGGYPKIEA